The DNA region AAGTTGATCAGGGTGGACTTATGTATCGCTAACGGAGAGTAAATGGTGTTCCAAGAGTAAAGTACCAGATTTGCAAAGAAATCATCAACTATAACAGCATTATTTCGTAGCAGCATGGACTGGAGATGAGCTTTAGACTTGTGCAATATTCGAGCAACCAGAGACACTGTATCCGCTCCAGTACATCTTTCCTGCAGTACCATTCAACAATGCCAGTTCATATAAAAACGCTGTAGGACATCATTCTGAAAACCTAAAAAAGGATTTATATAAACCCAAGAACGGTATCAAAACCAGATAATACTACACATTCAAAAGAATAGTCATAACAGACTAGGATTTATTGACCAATATTTAACCCAAAAACAAACTTAATAAGAAGCTTATTAACACAGGTACCTTGAGACCTAAAGATGTGCCTGATAATTGACCAAAGGTTGTACTCGGACTTGTCGGTGTTACATCATTCAAAGAAGCAGTTGAAGAGGAAGGCGCTGTAGCATTTAGTGGTTTTAACCACTGATCACAATCTTGAGTTATTCTGGACATAGCTGATTTCAGTCGATCTAAGCATCACAGGCAAGGGGGGATTAACAACATATCAGtttaataatttcacaaaaagCACCATCAAAGGTAAAAGGTTCAATTCATAACTGGCATTTTTTGAATGAATGATCCATGAAGAAAGATAGGAAGAGATAACACTCACAATTATGAAAATCACTAAGGCCTTTCCCGGTTGAATTAGATGGTGGGCCAAAAGTTTCATAAATAAAGTAGAAAAAGATCTCAAAAAGCTGGCACATGCCCTGCAGTAACAAACTGAATCAGGAAAAATATTTAGAGGGAAAATTAAGCATTATTGACAGTGTACAACCTATGTAGATAAAAGCACAAAATGTAGATGATGCTCACCTTGAAGAATTCAACATTTACTATTTCTAACTTCTGCATGAGCCTGGCATACTTATCCATAGACCTAAAAGGAACCAGTAAGGGGGTCAATGCACATACTTATCATTTGGCAAATAAAATTTCAGCAATCCTCGGGTTGTATTGATCATGCCACCTTAACAGACTCAGAGAAGATCCTGTTTGGACCATGCTATCTTCATCACTGAAGTGCGGATTTCTTTTTGGAAGATTGGGCTTCGAAATACGACTAGGGAGTTGACTATCCTCATCAATGAAGTCTGCAAGGAgatcttcattttcttcttcagaAGCGGCATACCCATTCATACGATTCGCATCAGTACTTCTTGGAGAATCTCTGTAATCATGGAGATGATCTGCAATCACTCCATCAACTCCCCGAGTGATCCCCCCATTTGGACTTTGACAATCTTTGGAGTTTCCACCTAATTTTTGCAAAAATATGTTTCCACTCCTAAGCCAATGAGAGAAACCACCCTTCCTAGAACCAGCATCGGCAGAATTCGATGATTTATCAGAATGAAGCTCTCTTGCAGTAATACCGCTTGGAACAATTAAAGCTGCTCCATCACCAACTAATCCAGCAAAAGTAATTACATGGGCTGTCTCTGGTGGCAATCTCAGCCAATTCTCCTTTTCCAGTACCATCTTCAATGCCTAGAAAACATACAAGGGAAGCATTGACATGAATTACACTGGATAAACTGGATTTCCTTTCTACATCATATGGCAACTTGACATTTTTCCTTTACTTAAAAATGAAGAAGGGTATAAGAGAAGCTAATGAAGGTGACTCACATAGACATTCTGGCGATGGAAAGCTGCAAAGTAGTTCTCACAGACAGCTTTCAACTTGTTTCTGAATTCAGTTGCTTCAACTCCACAGAAGGCTTCCCCAGCCAAGACAAAGACATTAAGATCTTCATATATCCTTAAGAATTGATGAATGCTCGTTGAAGAAATAACAGCGGAAGAAAGCAAAACAGAAACACGACTTGTTGTGAGCTGCCACAGATTCTTGCGTCCTCTCTGAAGAGTTTGTGAAACAAAACTAGTTGCATCTTTTCTCAATTGATACCACGGTGATCCGCTTGCTGATGCTGCACTTCCGTTGTCCCTCGCCATGTCAACTGAGTCGCCTGAGGAAACAAAATGAGAAGTGCTATCTGCAGATTCCTCTGAAGGTTTTGAACTTTGCAACCTCTCAAAAGATTCGGAATTCACGGCATGACCTCCTTGGGAATCCGAAACTCTTCCATCTGATTCACTTTCCCTTTGCTTGAAACTGGGAGATCGCAGAGCTGCTGAACCCTGAGACATGAACGCAAAAGCTTGGCATATGATGAataattatcaatttattatGTATGTACAGATAAAGAGAGTGGAGGGGATGATTTACCTCATTCTCCAGCTGAAAGCTCATGATCTCATAGTAAGAACACATCAGCTTAAATAACACAGCTAGTGTTTGCAATAAGCACTGCCTGAACTTAGATTCTTGTATCCGATGACATAGGTCACTGAATGTAAGTCTATAAGAAGGAAAggatgaaaagaaaacatattaGAAGCCAAGAAGCTGCTTGACATTGAACAAACTTGCAGTCAgtatattaattaatctacCTGCTATTTTGTTGATTCATTTCTTGATCCTGTCAAGTCAGTCAtctaaagaaaattaaaccATATACTTAGAAATATAAATACCATGTATGAGCAGACGAATCACAAATATAACAAAGTGTTAtgcagaaggaaaaaaaaagatctgaAGGATTCACCGATTGCCATTGAAGATTTAAATACATCAGCTTACCTCTAGTACGACACTCCTTAAAACAGTCTGTGTTTCTGAAAGGACTTCCTGCATATAGAAGCTCTGTATCTTCTCAGCAAGACCAGATATGTCCCCAATTAAAGCATATGCATCAACTACCTGAAATGTGGAGTAATCATCTAATTACAAAATTGCTGTTAAGAACTAACTAATTCTCCATAAAAGTTCATTTAATAAGAAGACGGATTCTGATCACATAGCGATATAAACTTGAAATACTATAATATTTTCAAGCGGTGAGCAATGCATTCCATAAATGCGATGGCATTAATTAGACAAAGTCCGGTCATAAACGATAAAAGCTGGAGCCAGAATTGCATGTAACCAATAATAGAAACAGATTTTAGCCAGTCATTTGTCAAAACACCATATAGCTGCTTCTCAGAAGAGTTTAATGGGAACAATGGAGCTGTTCTGAATGCAGTATAACCTACTATTTGAATAACTTATGTGGCCAGTCAGGAATCATTCCAATAGCCACTCAAAGTTCGGAGCAGCCTATCACATCTTGATACTTAACTAGTGAATAAGAATGCCCACGGGAGCTATTCTAAGAGTCCATCAAGGCTTACATCCATCAATTCTCACCAGTTGTCATtcagaaaaaacaaaaactagGACAATACAGAGAGGCACCACCCTAGAGTTCACATTGAAGGATTGATATACTGACAGTTAAGTAGTTCTGCTCTTTGAATTCTTGGCACACTCCCAATAACAGTGAGTCCAACTTTTGGAGAGTTTTCCCAAGCCAAACCTACATGACATTGAAAAGCAAGCTATGATCATGACTTCTAAACATATAAGCCAAGCAAACAGATATCCCTGTTTCAGTAATGGTCAAAGAATGTGAACAGAAGGACAAGAGAGAGACCATGATACCTGATATGATCATAAGGATTACTAAATAAGTCCATCGCATTAGTGAAAGGAGAATATAAGTAACACAAAGAACTCATTATGCTTCTCAAGAATGAACTGCTACTCACCTCAACACCTTTGCTCATCTCTTTCATTGCTGACAGCTCTGAAAATCCATCTAGGAGCTGCAAATATTCAGATAGAACTTGGAAAGCCTGTTCAGGAAATGACAAGGTAACAAACGGTTTAAGAAAGGCATATCGGATGCTgatgataaaaatataaataaccCAATCACACAATCACACAATCATAACAACCACCTTGCAATAATCTCCTTCCTCAACAAGAGATTCCAATGCATTTTGCATGTCCATTGCATGAAGAAGCTCAGCTAGCACAGGCAATACATCCTGTAAAATGCAATAAGGTCACGTACTTGTTATATTGTTTGTCCACCAATATTACTGTAAAAGACTTTGTTAAGAATGCTCGGTGGAAGGGATCTACCGAGAGAGCTTGCTTCTTCTTAGAATTAGAATTGACAATTAGATCCCTCGACACCTCATTCATCGATGAGTTCAGATGCCGCCTTCCGTTCTGCAAATTCCATATCGGTGATTGCAACAAGAATTcgattgaattgtgaaaatagCAGCAACATAATCTTCTAAGTGATTTAATACAGGGCCATTATTGGTCACGTGCTTTTTATGATAGCTTCCTGTTGTTGGctgaagaaaaaattacatCAGTCATCAAAATTCTTACCATGCAGATGACATTTGCAACCTTTAAGTCCCTCTCCAGTTCCCTCACCAAATTCATCCCCTTCACTGCACCAAAATATAGCATGTCACTCATATAGTTCTCTCGATACAAAGTGAGCATAACACAGTATCTCAGCGTCTGCAGTACGTTATGCTAATACCCGAAGACCAAGTCATCTGGTGGGGTGGGGAGGGAATCAATGGCATATTATGCAAGCAGTTACGTTGAACTTATGAGTTAACCAAAAATTCCAACTGTCAGAAAACTATCTGGATAAGTGGCTATTCATTCAGCCTCAGTCCATTTCCCAGAACGACTGAGGGAAAATGTGAGAAGAAAAAGCTATATACTAATCCAAAGCAGGAAATTGATCAAATgatataaatacataaattattattcCTTAATGATCTATGCTAAGATGAAACACAAAGAGAATAGGACATagattaaacaaaaaaaaatctaaagaTGAATGTCACATCACCAAATAAATCACAGACACCAAAATAAAAGTTATGCTAGATAGAAACAATAGAGATTGTAAACTAGAATTAATGTGTTAATGAAGATTTAAAGTTCCCAGCACTATAGCATAGCAGTCACAGCCAAAATATAATAGTAAACATTGATCATAATTTTAAGCACCTATCTGTGGAGAAAATATAAGCTAGTTTTTCTTAATTCATTGTACATTACTATCATAAAGCCAGCTGagataagaaaaatgaaagtaaGTTTGAGCTTCTATAGAACAGGGAAATTAAATCAGATATGTCTCACTAACCCATTACTTCATGATGTTCCATAACATTCCGGGATAGCCGTTCTGAAACTAGATCCAGTTGTGATAATCTAAGTGCAGCCTGCATTGAAAATTTCAGCCAAGTTATTGATTGCAGGTTGAAAAACATTGAGCATGAACCATTCAATAGCTGAAGTACAATAAGGACAGAAAGGAGTTCAGACATCACCTGTTTCTCAAAATATGCCAACTCAGTTTCTTCGGAAGGAGCATGCTCTAAAATATACCTCACTGGATCAAACTCCTGCATAGACTAACATAATACTAGTGAAAACCCAGAAACCGAATAGCATGGATAAGTTCAATGTTTCCTAGAAATATTGGGCAATTTTAGTTTCTGTTCTTTTCTGGCTAAGTAAGCAAGTATTTCCAAAATGGTGCACTTCTAGCAAAAAACTGCCATAATACAATACTGAAAGCATTCAGGAAAAGCACTCAACTTCATTGACCAAAATTGCTAAAGTAATACAGCTGGTATAAAAGATACTATGAAAGAGTAGCAAAAAATTTTGGAATCATTCATACAATGGACTGTGAATAATGTGATGCCGACTGCTCATAATCCAAACCCAATCAGCACGAGTACACCCGCTTAGTCTAGTTACTGCCTTATCATGATAATGATGGCGAAGTAGTACcgagtaaaaaaaaactaatatgaTCCAAGATTGGGTATTCCCCTTGCAAGATCATCCTAGCTATCAACTTGGGCATTCTTCAATTCATGGATATACTGCTCCCAAGAATGGTTGTTGAAACAACAGAAAAAAGTAGAATATAAGCGAGACCTCTTCATAGAAATCATCTTCTGGCTCCGGGACAACTTCACCAGAAGGTCGGGTTCCATATATCGAACTCAACTCCGTCGAACTAGAGGAGAGACTGTACCGCTGGTGCGGAGGCAATCCTGCCAGAGCACGGGCGACAGCCGCCGCAGCTGCTGCTCGGGCCGGAACCTGCATTGCACAGCACGGGTCCTCGACTTAAGCCCAGTGTTTGATCAGTGGCAGTTTAAACATCaagccaaaatcccaaatCCCAGTGATTGCGACTGATCAGCTGAACTGTGAGAAGAGGGGCGGATGAGCTATACCTCGGGGCGATCAGAGGGGGAAGGGAGGAGGCCGAGGGAGCGAGCGGACTTGACGGAGCTGAGGATCTTCTCCCCGACCTTGGACAAGTCCATGGCGCCGCCTTGGGACAGCAAGAAGGGGAGCAAGAAGAAGACCCGGGAGCTCTCAAATCCCCCCTCGCTCAAATCACCATTGAACAGGAACGGGTTGCCCAGAACGCTGCCGAAGGGGAACAGGTTGGGCTGCATTCTCAGCTCGAGGCTCCGAGATCGGACTCCATGGCCGTACGGAGCACAAGATCGAATCTGGAATCTGACCCAGAAACTCCAAGCTGGTGGCGGCTGAGCTGATGGTCACCCACTCCGGAATCGGGATCAAATTACAGATGAACGGAAGAAGGAATCGTCCCTTGTTGGTGGGTCGGGGAGTTCTTCCGGTAATAATTGGTTTCCGTGGACTTTTGCAGCACTCGATGACCCGACCGGCGACCGCAACACACAGAGGAGGATGGGCCTTTTCCCTTCCTTTTTCGTGCTTTACGTTGATCGATAGATGAGATAAGAACAGCTCTGTTTCGGTAGAAATCTATCTCATTCTCTTACACTGTCTCCTCGGAAATTTATGACACCACCTGTTCTGGTTTTCTCGACCAACGGTATATAGCAAGTACCCCATTAATCATCATCTTGCCTTCTCttcatctgatatttggctaGACAAAAAATATTGGCCCTAGTTAGATTATATCTCGAATTCGCGTTTTAGATTGTCTATTGACTTTTAAAACGACGTAAACTTTTATTTATACGGGTCGAAAAACACATTCGGTGCACATGAAATGAGTATATCTTtctgttttatttattgttcatAAAAGCAATTAATGCTTATCCATAAGCTAATAAATCATTTAAATTTGTATAAAACCTTGCAATTGCAAAGCAATTAACAACCCTGGAAAACAGGCCTTGTTTGGAAATAAAGTTGAATTAAACTCAACTCCATTTCAACtacgtttatatatatatttaattgggttgtaataataagatggaggaagaaaataaaaaaataatgattatgttgttgaattatgagaaaatgtaataaaaactaataaatagttgtgagaatttagtattgaaaattgaattaaatggtagttaagataaaaaaaattgaagaaaataaaaaaaaaagtaataattgtattgttaaattaaaaataagttgagttaaaatgaaataaagtaaaaaaaattactccaAAACGCCataatatttatgattttaagaAGGATTTTATAATTGATCAACAAACAACAACGAGATATTTAAATTGATGTTAGTAGCATTAGTATAACTTATACCAAAAGATAATTAATcatcatatatcatatatatgacaaaaataaattatcacTAGCGATTAAACTGgcgtttgataaattaagtgcttaaaaattaagtagTTATTAGttataaaaagaaatgtaTAAGAAGAGGGGAAGAGTGATAAGAATAAAAAGATGTTTTGTTAAGAGTTAAGAACATCAGTAAGTGAAAAAcgatttattttattgaatcaaatatttttcacttaGGTTGGGTTTGTTTCAACTTAATCAAATTAGTGTCTAAAAATTAGTTACAAGTTagttataagaaaaataaaatggagaaagagagaaagatgaAATATGATGATCTAaactacttaatcattaagtaaaaaatcacttaatgagttcaatcaaaatatttaatttaatgaaataagtcgttttttatttgttgattCCTTTAAATCCTCAAAAAAATCTCTTCATCCTTACTAATCCTCCATTTTTCTTATACGTTTCTTCTCTCAACTAATcaagtgcttaaaaattaattagttaaaagaagaaatatgCAGGAAGTGGGGATGAATGATAAGGATGATAAAAGTTTTGTGAGCAGTAAAGAGTACCAACAAGTGAAAAAAGTTACAtatttcattaagtcaaaattttcaattatcaagaaaataacATAGAATTTTCATATACACTCTCTCCATGATCTTCTAAATACTCTCGTTCTGGGTTAGGGATTTGGGATTTTCTAAGTAGTTCTTCAATGCCAAAAACTAACCTAAATATGCCATGTACTTGCCTCTCATGAGGATCCTATACATCAGAAAACAGATTGCTCAGTTACGATATGAGGTCATTCTAGAGAATTAGTAGTACTAACTATCTTGGACCTGGAAGACGATACGGAGCTTGTCCTTGAGCATTTGCCGAAGGATGGTGTGAAGCTCGCTAAAGAGCACTGTATCAGCTTCTTCTAGCCCAAAGTTGTTAGTCCTATTGCACTTCCCTAGCCTCACCTAGAATTGCTCTGAGATTTTCATTCACAGTCATGGACTTTCTTCATCTATACAATCATATACATACTTTTGCAAATTACAAGTAATATTTTTCCTCCCTTTATCTATATATGAAGACTCATAAACACTCCAAATCTATTGCTTAAGATATTATaatcatttaaaaataaacgaatataagaaataataattccTTAATATTATATCTATCTAATAAATCATTTGAGGGTATTTTTGGACTCGCGACGAAGCGCAACGTCATATAAAATAACAATCAATGCATTCTTTGCTTATTCTCCATTTGTCCTAGCCTGCTGAAGATGAGAAAAATACGAAACTGGAACATAAATTATCGATTTCCCTTCATGTAGTCAGTTAAGGGAGCCATAATACTGCTGAAATGAGGAATAAACCGCCTGTAGAAGGAGGCTAACCCATGGAAACTCCTGACTTCAGTAATGCTCGTTGGTCTAGGCCACTGCCTCACTGCCTCGACCTTAGATGAGTCAACCCTCAAaccatcagcagcaacaacataaccaagaaaaagaacttCTGACCTCATAAAAACACATTTCTTCGACGCCGCATATAGTTTCTCGCGTCGAAGAACATAAAGGACTTCACGCAAGTGGGCCAGGTGTTGCTCGGGGTCGGCGCTGTAGATCAAGATGTCATCAAAATACACAACCACACACCGACTAATGAAATGCCGCAGAATCTGGTTCATCACTCTCATGAACGTACTCGGTGCATTCGACAGCCCAAACAGCATTACCAGCCATTCATATAGCCCCTCCCTAGTCTTGAATGCGgtcttccattcatctccaaGACGAATCCAAATCTGGTGATATCCGCTCTTCAAGTCCAGCTTCGTAAAAATCCTGGCACCACTCAGCTGGTCAAGCAAATCATCCAAGCGAGGAATGGGAAAACGATACCTGACCGTTATCTTATTGATGGCTCGACTGTCTACACACATACGCCAtgatccatccttcttaggcACTAGAAGTGCCGGAACAGCACATGGGCTCATACTCTCCCGAATAAACCCTTTGGATATCAGCTCCTCCACCTGTCTTCTTAACTCTTCATGTTCAGCCGGGCTCATCCTGTAGTGTGGTCTGTTCGGAAGGGCCGCACCAGGCTGCAAGTCAATATGGTGCTGGATGTCCCGTAAGGGTGGTAGACCATTTGGCAGCTCCTCAGGAAAGACATCCCGAAATTCTTTCAAGATCGGTAAGGACTCACAAGACGTAAGACTGTCCTCCACAACCTCCCTGCCCACGAGAGCAAACATATACTCTGCATCATGCAACTCCTCCTGAAATCGGGCAAGGGACAACAAGTTGGTTACGGTAATCGGATTCacaggttcgggctcaatagCGTCTCTCCCTCTATTTGGTACCAGCACAATCTTTAGTCCCTTATGCGTAAAGCTGTATTTATTGGTCCGTCCATCATGGCTCACGCTCCTATCAAACTGCCAGGGCCTTCCCAACAACAAGTGACACGCGTCCATCATGACAACATCACACCACACAGAGTCCCTATACCGAGGGCCAATAGAGAAAGTAACCAACGCGCGCTTCAACACACTCACTTCACCTCCTTTCTTCAGCCATGCCAGCTTATACGGTTT from Punica granatum isolate Tunisia-2019 chromosome 3, ASM765513v2, whole genome shotgun sequence includes:
- the LOC116199504 gene encoding syndetin encodes the protein MQPNLFPFGSVLGNPFLFNGDLSEGGFESSRVFFLLPFLLSQGGAMDLSKVGEKILSSVKSARSLGLLPSPSDRPEVPARAAAAAAVARALAGLPPHQRYSLSSSSTELSSIYGTRPSGEVVPEPEDDFYEEEFDPVRYILEHAPSEETELAYFEKQAALRLSQLDLVSERLSRNVMEHHEVMVKGMNLVRELERDLKVANVICMNGRRHLNSSMNEVSRDLIVNSNSKKKQALSDVLPVLAELLHAMDMQNALESLVEEGDYCKAFQVLSEYLQLLDGFSELSAMKEMSKGVEVWLGKTLQKLDSLLLGVCQEFKEQNYLTVVDAYALIGDISGLAEKIQSFYMQEVLSETQTVLRSVVLEDQEMNQQNSRLTFSDLCHRIQESKFRQCLLQTLAVLFKLMCSYYEIMSFQLENEGSAALRSPSFKQRESESDGRVSDSQGGHAVNSESFERLQSSKPSEESADSTSHFVSSGDSVDMARDNGSAASASGSPWYQLRKDATSFVSQTLQRGRKNLWQLTTSRVSVLLSSAVISSTSIHQFLRIYEDLNVFVLAGEAFCGVEATEFRNKLKAVCENYFAAFHRQNVYALKMVLEKENWLRLPPETAHVITFAGLVGDGAALIVPSGITARELHSDKSSNSADAGSRKGGFSHWLRSGNIFLQKLGGNSKDCQSPNGGITRGVDGVIADHLHDYRDSPRSTDANRMNGYAASEEENEDLLADFIDEDSQLPSRISKPNLPKRNPHFSDEDSMVQTGSSLSLLRSMDKYARLMQKLEIVNVEFFKGMCQLFEIFFYFIYETFGPPSNSTGKGLSDFHNYRLKSAMSRITQDCDQWLKPLNATAPSSSTASLNDVTPTSPSTTFGQLSGTSLGLKERCTGADTVSLVARILHKSKAHLQSMLLRNNAVIVDDFFANLVDTVPDLIEHIHRTTARQLLHISGYADRIASAKWEVKELGLEHNGYVDLMLGEFKHYKTRLMHGGIHKEVQDILLEHGLEIVAETLTEGLSRVKRCTDEGRALMSLDLQVLINGLQHFVSANVRPKFQIVEAFIKAYYLPETEYVHWARGHPEYTKNQIVGLINLVATMKGWKRKTRLEVLEKIE